In a genomic window of Chryseobacterium sp. G0162:
- the rplD gene encoding 50S ribosomal protein L4, whose product MELVVLNTSGKETGRKVTLDETVFGIEPNQHAVYLEVKQYLAAQRQGTHKAKERSEITASTKKLKKQKGSGSARYGDIKSPTFRGGGRVFGPKPRDYRFKLNKALKRLAKKSVLSQKMRDNSIKVLEDLSFGAPKTKDFINVLNALELNGKKSLFVLPEANKNVYLSSRNLPKTKVMNFNEISSYDLVNAGEIIFLEGAVEKFQENLKK is encoded by the coding sequence ATGGAACTAGTAGTATTAAATACATCAGGAAAAGAGACCGGAAGAAAAGTAACTCTAGACGAAACAGTATTCGGAATTGAGCCAAATCAGCACGCGGTTTACTTAGAAGTTAAACAGTACCTTGCTGCACAAAGACAAGGAACTCATAAAGCAAAAGAAAGAAGCGAAATTACTGCTTCTACTAAAAAGCTTAAGAAGCAAAAAGGATCAGGATCTGCTAGATATGGTGATATCAAATCTCCAACTTTCAGAGGTGGAGGTAGAGTATTCGGACCAAAACCAAGAGACTACAGATTCAAATTGAACAAAGCTCTTAAGAGATTAGCTAAGAAATCTGTTTTATCTCAGAAAATGAGAGACAACAGCATTAAAGTTTTAGAAGATTTGAGCTTTGGTGCTCCTAAGACTAAAGATTTTATCAATGTATTAAATGCATTGGAACTTAACGGTAAAAAATCTTTATTCGTTCTTCCTGAAGCTAACAAGAATGTGTATTTATCTTCAAGAAACTTACCTAAAACTAAAGTAATGAACTTCAACGAAATCAGTTCTTACGACTTAGTAAACGCTGGTGAGATCATTTTCTTAGAAGGTGCAGTTGAAAAATTCCAGGAAAATTTAAAGAAATAA
- the rplN gene encoding 50S ribosomal protein L14 — protein sequence MLQTESRLKVADNTGAKEVLVIRVLGGTRRRYASVGDKIVVTIKDSTPSGNAKKGQVSKAVVVRTKKAVRRKDGSYIKFDDNACVLLNAAGEMRGTRVFGPVARELRDKEYMKIISLAPEVL from the coding sequence ATGTTACAAACAGAATCAAGATTAAAAGTTGCTGATAACACAGGTGCTAAAGAAGTACTAGTTATTAGAGTTCTGGGAGGAACCAGAAGAAGATATGCTTCAGTTGGTGATAAAATCGTTGTTACGATCAAAGATTCTACACCATCAGGAAACGCAAAAAAAGGTCAGGTATCTAAAGCTGTAGTAGTAAGAACTAAAAAAGCAGTAAGAAGAAAAGATGGTTCATACATCAAATTCGACGACAATGCTTGTGTATTACTAAACGCAGCGGGAGAAATGAGAGGAACACGTGTTTTCGGACCGGTTGCTCGTGAGTTGAGAGACAAAGAATATATGAAAATCATTTCATTAGCTCCTGAAGTACTTTAA
- the rpmD gene encoding 50S ribosomal protein L30 — MATIKVKQVRSAIGRTKTQKRTLEALGLKKLHQVVEHEATPSILGMIAAVGHLLEVQK; from the coding sequence ATGGCAACAATTAAAGTAAAGCAAGTAAGAAGCGCTATTGGTAGAACAAAAACCCAAAAGAGAACGCTTGAAGCATTAGGATTAAAAAAACTTCACCAAGTTGTAGAACACGAAGCGACTCCTTCCATCTTAGGAATGATAGCTGCTGTAGGTCACTTACTAGAAGTTCAAAAATAA
- the rplB gene encoding 50S ribosomal protein L2, which translates to MSVRKLKPITPGQRFRIVNNFEEITTNKPEKSLTVGIKKSGGRNQTGKMTMRYTGGGHKKKYRIIDFKRNKANVEATVKSVEYDPNRTAFIALLEYADGEKRYIIAPNGIKVDQKVISGESVEPNVGNAMKLKNIPLGTVISCVEMKPGQGAILARSAGSSAQLTSRDGKYAIIKLPSGESRMILTECYAMIGSVSNSDHQLTVSGKAGRSRWLGRRPRTRAVVMNPVDHPMGGGEGRSSGGHPRSRNGMPSKGYKTRKKNKVSNRYIVSKRK; encoded by the coding sequence ATGTCTGTTAGAAAATTAAAACCTATCACCCCGGGACAGAGATTCAGAATTGTAAACAATTTTGAGGAAATTACTACCAACAAACCAGAGAAATCTCTAACAGTTGGTATTAAAAAGTCAGGTGGACGTAACCAAACAGGTAAAATGACCATGCGTTACACCGGAGGTGGACACAAAAAGAAATACAGAATTATTGACTTCAAAAGAAACAAAGCAAACGTTGAAGCAACTGTAAAATCTGTAGAATACGATCCAAACAGAACTGCATTTATCGCATTACTTGAGTATGCTGACGGAGAGAAGAGATATATCATCGCTCCAAACGGTATCAAAGTTGATCAGAAAGTAATTTCTGGTGAAAGCGTAGAACCAAATGTAGGGAACGCAATGAAGTTGAAAAACATTCCTTTAGGTACTGTAATTTCTTGTGTTGAAATGAAGCCTGGTCAAGGTGCAATTTTAGCAAGAAGTGCTGGTTCTTCAGCTCAATTAACTTCTAGAGATGGAAAATATGCAATCATCAAATTGCCTTCAGGAGAATCAAGAATGATCCTTACTGAATGTTATGCAATGATTGGATCAGTATCTAACTCTGACCACCAATTAACGGTATCAGGTAAGGCTGGTAGAAGCAGATGGTTAGGTAGAAGACCAAGAACAAGAGCGGTTGTAATGAACCCAGTAGATCACCCAATGGGAGGTGGTGAAGGACGTTCTTCAGGAGGTCACCCAAGATCTAGAAACGGTATGCCGTCTAAAGGTTACAAAACTAGAAAGAAAAACAAAGTGTCTAACCGTTACATCGTATCTAAAAGAAAATAA
- the rpmC gene encoding 50S ribosomal protein L29, whose amino-acid sequence MKNADIKNLSAGDIQAQLTEAKAQYSKLKLAHAISPIENPIQIKDLRRTIARLNTELTNKQ is encoded by the coding sequence ATGAAAAATGCTGATATTAAAAATTTAAGCGCGGGTGATATTCAAGCTCAATTAACTGAAGCAAAAGCTCAATATTCTAAATTGAAATTGGCTCATGCAATCAGCCCAATTGAAAACCCGATTCAAATCAAAGATTTGAGAAGAACAATCGCTAGACTAAATACTGAGTTAACTAACAAACAATAA
- the rpsH gene encoding 30S ribosomal protein S8, whose amino-acid sequence MVTDPISDFLTRVRNAQSAGHKVVEIPASKIKKEITKILFDQGYILNFKFEDNAVQGVIKIALKYDKQTNKPAIKSIQRASRPGLRQYKGSTELPRVLNGLGISIISTSKGVMTDKKAREEKVGGEVICYVY is encoded by the coding sequence ATGGTAACAGATCCAATTTCAGATTTCCTAACAAGAGTAAGGAACGCACAAAGCGCAGGCCACAAAGTGGTGGAAATTCCTGCATCGAAAATCAAAAAGGAGATTACTAAGATCCTATTTGATCAAGGGTATATCTTAAACTTCAAGTTTGAAGATAACGCTGTTCAAGGAGTGATCAAAATCGCTTTAAAGTACGATAAGCAAACTAACAAACCTGCTATTAAGTCTATCCAAAGAGCTTCAAGACCAGGTTTAAGACAGTACAAAGGTTCTACTGAACTTCCAAGAGTACTAAACGGTTTGGGTATTTCTATCATCTCTACTTCTAAAGGAGTAATGACTGACAAGAAAGCTAGAGAAGAGAAAGTAGGCGGTGAAGTAATCTGCTATGTTTATTAA
- the rplP gene encoding 50S ribosomal protein L16, which translates to MLQPKRTKFRRVHKMKMKGNAQRGSQLAYGTFGIKATEGAWITARQIEAARIAATRYMKREGQLWIKIFPDKPITKKPAEVRMGKGKGAVEYWVAVVKPGKIMFEVGGVPYEVAKEALRLAAQKLPVVTKFIVANDFVKPL; encoded by the coding sequence ATGTTACAACCAAAAAGAACCAAATTCCGTAGAGTTCACAAGATGAAGATGAAGGGGAATGCCCAAAGAGGTAGTCAACTTGCTTACGGAACTTTTGGGATCAAAGCAACTGAGGGTGCTTGGATCACTGCAAGACAAATTGAAGCTGCTCGTATTGCTGCGACAAGATATATGAAGAGAGAAGGTCAACTATGGATCAAAATCTTCCCAGATAAGCCAATTACTAAGAAACCAGCGGAAGTACGTATGGGTAAAGGTAAAGGTGCTGTTGAATACTGGGTAGCTGTAGTAAAACCAGGTAAAATTATGTTTGAAGTAGGTGGAGTTCCTTACGAAGTTGCGAAAGAAGCTCTTAGACTTGCTGCACAAAAATTACCAGTAGTTACTAAATTCATCGTTGCTAACGATTTTGTTAAACCTTTATAA
- the rplV gene encoding 50S ribosomal protein L22, whose translation MGSRKQDSSIARKEANKDVVKASLNNCPSSPRKMRLVADIIRGEQVDKALYILKYSKKDASNKLEKLLLSAMANWQTKNEGADIEEANLIVKEIFVDSARQLKRLRPAPQGRGYRIRKRSNHVTLILGNKEN comes from the coding sequence ATGGGATCAAGAAAACAAGATAGTTCAATCGCAAGAAAAGAAGCTAACAAAGACGTTGTAAAAGCTTCATTAAATAATTGCCCGTCTTCTCCAAGAAAAATGAGATTAGTTGCTGATATCATTAGAGGAGAGCAGGTAGATAAAGCTCTTTATATCCTAAAATATTCTAAGAAGGATGCTTCTAACAAGTTAGAAAAATTACTTCTTTCTGCTATGGCAAACTGGCAGACTAAAAACGAAGGTGCGGATATTGAAGAAGCTAACCTTATCGTTAAAGAAATCTTCGTGGATAGTGCAAGACAATTGAAGAGACTAAGACCAGCTCCACAAGGTAGAGGGTATAGAATCAGAAAGAGATCTAACCACGTTACATTAATCTTAGGTAATAAAGAAAATTAA
- the rpsS gene encoding 30S ribosomal protein S19, with amino-acid sequence MARSLKKGPFIHHTLDKKVQANIESGKKTVIKTWSRASMISPDFVGQTIAVHNGKSFIPVYVTENMVGHKLGEFSPTRSFRGHGGNKNKGSR; translated from the coding sequence ATGGCAAGATCACTTAAGAAAGGACCGTTCATTCATCATACTTTAGATAAGAAGGTTCAGGCAAATATAGAGTCTGGTAAGAAGACAGTTATCAAAACTTGGTCTAGAGCATCGATGATCTCTCCGGACTTCGTAGGACAAACTATTGCTGTGCACAATGGGAAATCTTTTATCCCAGTTTACGTTACAGAAAACATGGTTGGTCACAAGTTAGGCGAATTTTCTCCAACAAGATCTTTCAGAGGTCATGGTGGTAACAAAAACAAAGGAAGCAGATAA
- the rplF gene encoding 50S ribosomal protein L6 — translation MSRIGKAIITIPAGVTITENNGVVTVKGPKGELSQELTAGITVEQKDGELNVNRPSDTKQHKALHGLYRALINNMIVGVNTGFEKKLELVGVGYRASHAGQKLELALGFSHGIVLELPSEVKVDTLTEKGKNPIITLTSHDNQLLGMVAAKIRSFRKPEPYKGKGVRFVGEIVRRKAGKSA, via the coding sequence ATGTCAAGAATTGGTAAAGCAATTATAACAATTCCAGCAGGAGTTACAATCACTGAAAATAACGGTGTAGTAACTGTAAAAGGTCCTAAAGGAGAACTTTCTCAGGAGCTTACAGCAGGAATTACTGTAGAACAAAAAGATGGGGAACTGAACGTAAACAGACCATCTGATACTAAACAACACAAAGCGCTTCACGGTTTATACAGAGCGTTGATCAACAACATGATTGTTGGTGTAAATACAGGTTTCGAAAAGAAACTAGAACTAGTAGGGGTAGGATACAGAGCTTCTCACGCAGGTCAAAAACTTGAGTTAGCTTTAGGATTCTCTCACGGTATTGTACTAGAACTTCCAAGCGAAGTAAAAGTTGATACATTGACTGAAAAAGGTAAAAACCCAATTATTACTTTAACGTCTCACGATAACCAACTTCTAGGAATGGTTGCTGCAAAGATCAGATCTTTCAGAAAGCCTGAGCCATACAAAGGAAAAGGTGTAAGATTCGTAGGAGAAATTGTTAGACGTAAAGCTGGTAAATCTGCTTAA
- the rplE gene encoding 50S ribosomal protein L5, with protein MEFIARPKKIYKETIVPAMMEEFGYKSIMQVPRLEKIVVSQGLGDATADKKIIDYAVEELTNITGQKAVGTISKKDEAAFKLRKGMPVGAKVTLRAQRMYEFLDRLTSSALPRIRDFSGIKADGFDGRGNYNLGITEQIIFPEIVIDKVKKIQGMDITFVTTAKTDKEAKALLTHFGLPFKKN; from the coding sequence ATGGAATTTATAGCAAGACCCAAAAAAATATACAAAGAGACAATTGTTCCTGCAATGATGGAAGAATTCGGGTACAAGTCAATTATGCAAGTACCTAGATTAGAGAAAATCGTTGTATCACAAGGTTTAGGTGACGCTACTGCTGATAAGAAAATTATCGATTATGCAGTAGAAGAATTGACAAACATCACAGGTCAGAAAGCAGTAGGTACGATCTCTAAGAAAGACGAAGCTGCATTCAAACTTAGAAAAGGAATGCCTGTAGGTGCAAAAGTAACTTTGAGAGCTCAGAGAATGTATGAGTTCTTAGACAGACTTACTTCTTCTGCTTTACCACGTATCAGAGATTTCTCTGGTATCAAAGCAGATGGTTTCGATGGTAGAGGTAACTACAACTTAGGTATTACTGAGCAAATTATCTTCCCTGAAATCGTAATTGACAAAGTGAAAAAAATCCAAGGGATGGACATCACTTTCGTTACAACTGCGAAAACAGATAAAGAAGCTAAAGCATTATTAACTCACTTCGGTTTACCATTTAAAAAGAACTAA
- the rpsN gene encoding 30S ribosomal protein S14, with translation MAKESMKARERKREALVAKYAAKRQALKEAGDYEGLQKLPKNASPVRLHNRCKLTGRPRGYMRTFGISRVTFREMANNGLIPGVRKASW, from the coding sequence ATGGCTAAAGAATCAATGAAAGCGCGTGAGCGCAAAAGAGAAGCACTAGTTGCTAAATACGCTGCTAAAAGACAAGCTCTTAAAGAAGCAGGTGATTACGAAGGACTTCAAAAATTGCCTAAAAATGCTTCTCCTGTAAGATTACACAACAGATGTAAACTAACAGGTAGACCAAGAGGATACATGAGAACGTTTGGTATTTCCAGAGTAACTTTCAGAGAAATGGCTAACAACGGTCTTATCCCAGGTGTAAGAAAAGCTAGCTGGTAA
- the rplR gene encoding 50S ribosomal protein L18 translates to MALSKLEKRIRIKRRVRGKISGSSELPRLSVYKSNKEIYAQLIDDKNGKTLASASSREKGVDAKGTKTEISASVGKAIAAKAIAAGIENIVFDRNGFVYHGRVKALADGAREGGLKF, encoded by the coding sequence ATGGCATTAAGTAAATTAGAAAAAAGAATAAGAATCAAAAGAAGAGTAAGAGGGAAAATCTCTGGATCTTCTGAATTGCCAAGATTATCTGTATACAAAAGTAATAAGGAAATTTACGCTCAGTTAATCGACGATAAAAATGGTAAAACTTTAGCATCAGCTTCTTCTAGAGAGAAAGGTGTAGACGCTAAAGGTACTAAAACTGAAATTTCTGCTTCTGTTGGTAAAGCTATCGCTGCTAAAGCTATCGCTGCAGGAATCGAAAATATTGTATTTGACAGAAACGGTTTCGTATATCACGGTAGAGTAAAAGCTCTAGCTGATGGTGCGAGAGAAGGTGGACTTAAATTCTAA
- the rplW gene encoding 50S ribosomal protein L23 produces MSVIIKPVISEKANYLTDLRGTYSFLVNPKANKIQIKKAVEAAYGVKVADVNTMIYAPKVSSKYTKKGLQVGKTNKLKKAVIKLVEGDVIDIFAVN; encoded by the coding sequence ATGTCAGTTATTATTAAACCAGTTATTTCAGAAAAGGCTAACTACCTTACAGATTTAAGAGGTACTTATTCTTTCTTAGTTAACCCTAAGGCGAATAAAATCCAGATTAAAAAGGCTGTAGAAGCAGCTTATGGTGTAAAAGTAGCAGACGTTAATACAATGATTTATGCTCCGAAGGTTTCTTCAAAGTACACTAAAAAAGGTCTTCAAGTAGGAAAGACAAACAAATTGAAAAAAGCGGTAATTAAACTTGTTGAAGGTGATGTTATCGATATTTTTGCTGTAAATTAA
- the rplC gene encoding 50S ribosomal protein L3, with protein MSGIIGKKIGMTSLFNEEGKNIPCTVIQAGPCSVLQVRTLEKDGYKAVQLGFDDKSEKNVGKALAGHFKKAGSAPKAKLVEFYREFVDEVKVGEEVKVDLFTEGEYVDVTGTSKGKGFQGVVKRHGFGGVMQATHGQHNRLRAPGSIGAGSDPSRVFKGMRMAGRMGGEQVTVQNLQVLKVDQEQNLLVVKGAVPGAKNSYVIIRKWN; from the coding sequence ATGTCAGGTATTATTGGTAAAAAAATCGGTATGACGTCTTTGTTTAACGAAGAAGGAAAAAACATTCCTTGTACAGTTATTCAAGCTGGTCCATGCTCGGTTTTACAGGTCAGAACCTTAGAAAAAGACGGTTATAAAGCTGTTCAATTAGGTTTCGATGACAAGAGTGAGAAGAACGTTGGTAAAGCGTTAGCTGGTCATTTTAAAAAGGCTGGTTCTGCTCCTAAAGCTAAATTAGTAGAATTCTACAGAGAATTCGTTGATGAAGTGAAAGTAGGAGAAGAAGTAAAAGTTGATTTATTCACTGAAGGTGAGTATGTTGACGTAACAGGAACTTCAAAAGGTAAAGGCTTCCAGGGTGTTGTTAAAAGACACGGATTTGGAGGTGTAATGCAGGCAACTCATGGTCAGCACAACAGACTTAGAGCTCCAGGTTCTATCGGTGCTGGTTCAGACCCTTCAAGAGTATTCAAAGGGATGAGAATGGCTGGAAGAATGGGAGGTGAGCAGGTAACTGTTCAAAACCTTCAAGTGTTAAAAGTTGATCAAGAACAAAATCTTTTAGTAGTAAAAGGTGCTGTTCCGGGAGCTAAAAATTCTTATGTAATTATCAGAAAATGGAACTAG
- the rpsC gene encoding 30S ribosomal protein S3: MGQKTNPIGNRLGIIRGWDSNWFGGNDYGDRIAEDYKIRRYLEARLSKGGISKIYIERTLKLVTVTITTARPGLIIGKGGQEVDKLKEELKKLTGKDIQINIFEIKRPELDAVLVADSISKQIENRISYRRAVKMAMASTMRMGAEGIKVQISGRLNGAEMARSESFKEGRIPLSTFRADIDYHWAEAHTTYGRLGVKVWIMKGEVYGKRELSPLVGQQKKGGQSDRGNRGGDRDNRRPRKNNNNNNNN; the protein is encoded by the coding sequence ATGGGACAGAAGACAAATCCAATTGGTAATAGATTAGGTATCATCAGAGGATGGGATTCTAACTGGTTTGGTGGAAACGATTATGGAGACAGAATCGCTGAAGACTACAAAATCAGAAGATACCTTGAGGCTAGATTATCTAAAGGTGGTATTTCAAAAATCTATATTGAAAGAACACTTAAATTAGTAACAGTTACAATCACTACTGCTAGACCGGGATTAATCATCGGTAAAGGAGGTCAGGAAGTTGATAAATTGAAAGAAGAATTGAAGAAACTTACAGGTAAGGATATTCAAATCAACATCTTCGAAATCAAAAGACCTGAATTAGATGCTGTACTAGTTGCTGATAGTATTTCTAAGCAAATTGAAAACAGAATTTCTTACAGAAGAGCTGTTAAAATGGCAATGGCAAGTACTATGAGAATGGGTGCTGAAGGTATCAAAGTTCAGATCTCTGGTAGATTGAACGGAGCTGAAATGGCAAGATCAGAATCTTTCAAAGAAGGAAGAATTCCATTGTCAACTTTCAGAGCTGATATCGATTACCACTGGGCAGAAGCTCACACTACTTACGGTAGATTAGGAGTAAAAGTTTGGATCATGAAAGGTGAAGTTTACGGTAAAAGAGAACTTTCTCCACTAGTGGGACAACAGAAAAAAGGAGGTCAGTCAGACAGAGGAAACAGAGGAGGAGACAGAGACAACAGAAGACCTAGAAAAAACAACAACAATAACAATAATAATTAA
- the rplO gene encoding 50S ribosomal protein L15: MNLNNIQPAAGSTFNSKRIGRGQGTGKGGTSTKGHKGQKARAGYSQKIGFEGGQMPLQRRLPKFGFKNVNRKEFRGVNLDTIQTLIENKSITGEITKEVLVANGIVSKNELVKIMGRGELKSAVSISADKFTKSAEELIAKAGGKAITL; encoded by the coding sequence ATGAATTTAAATAACATACAACCTGCTGCAGGATCTACTTTCAACTCAAAAAGAATTGGTAGAGGTCAAGGTACAGGAAAAGGAGGTACTTCAACAAAAGGACACAAAGGTCAGAAAGCTAGAGCTGGTTATTCTCAGAAGATCGGTTTCGAAGGTGGACAGATGCCTTTACAAAGAAGATTACCTAAATTCGGATTCAAAAACGTAAACAGAAAAGAGTTTAGAGGTGTGAACCTTGATACTATCCAAACTTTAATCGAGAACAAATCCATCACTGGAGAAATCACGAAAGAAGTTTTAGTAGCAAACGGTATCGTTTCTAAAAACGAATTAGTGAAAATTATGGGTAGAGGAGAATTGAAATCTGCGGTTTCAATCTCTGCTGATAAATTCACGAAATCTGCTGAAGAGCTTATTGCTAAGGCAGGTGGAAAAGCAATTACCTTATAA
- the rpsE gene encoding 30S ribosomal protein S5, whose amino-acid sequence MLGLDNIERVKPGGLELKDRLVAVNRVTKVTKGGRAFGFSAIVVVGNEEGIIGFGLGKSKEVASAIAKAVEDAKKNLVKVPVMNHTIPHQTTARYGGADIFLRPASHGTGLIAGGAVRAVLESAGIHDILSKSKGSSNPHNVVKATFKALLDIRRPEEIARMRGVSLSKVFNG is encoded by the coding sequence ATGTTAGGACTAGATAATATAGAAAGAGTAAAACCGGGAGGATTAGAATTAAAAGATCGTCTCGTAGCTGTTAACAGAGTAACAAAAGTAACAAAAGGGGGTAGAGCTTTCGGATTTTCTGCTATTGTTGTAGTAGGAAATGAAGAAGGTATTATCGGTTTCGGTTTAGGAAAATCTAAAGAAGTTGCTTCTGCAATTGCTAAAGCAGTTGAAGATGCTAAGAAAAATCTTGTGAAAGTTCCTGTAATGAACCACACTATTCCTCACCAAACTACTGCTAGATACGGTGGTGCAGATATCTTCTTAAGACCTGCTTCTCACGGTACAGGATTGATCGCAGGTGGTGCGGTAAGAGCGGTATTGGAATCAGCTGGTATTCACGATATCCTTTCAAAATCTAAAGGATCTTCTAACCCTCACAACGTGGTGAAAGCTACTTTCAAAGCGTTATTGGATATCAGAAGACCTGAAGAGATCGCTAGAATGAGAGGAGTTTCTCTAAGTAAAGTGTTTAACGGTTAA
- a CDS encoding DeoR/GlpR family DNA-binding transcription regulator, protein MEKLIPRHDEILKELDEKGHVLVQDLCEKLNVSSVTIRKDLNYLESLGLLFRNHGGASKQVRYAYEQNVGEKENINVEAKQTIAKAALSLIQENDCIILASGTTMHYLARMLMNFGPLTVLTSSLRVAIELCNNPNINVIQLGGEVRKSSTSIVGSISEGILKQFSCNKLFLGVDGIDLEFGISTSNAAEAHLNQVMIECADKTVVLADSSKLNKKGFGKIAALDQVDYLITDDGIAPEDQVRLEEIGVNVMK, encoded by the coding sequence ATGGAGAAGCTAATACCAAGGCATGATGAAATATTAAAGGAACTGGATGAAAAAGGACATGTTCTTGTTCAGGATTTATGCGAAAAGCTGAATGTTTCTTCGGTTACGATACGAAAGGATCTGAACTATCTCGAAAGTTTAGGACTTCTTTTTAGGAATCATGGAGGAGCAAGTAAACAGGTACGATATGCTTACGAGCAGAACGTAGGTGAAAAAGAAAATATTAATGTAGAAGCAAAGCAGACTATTGCAAAGGCTGCGCTGTCTTTAATTCAAGAGAATGACTGTATCATATTGGCATCAGGAACTACTATGCATTATCTTGCAAGGATGTTAATGAACTTCGGTCCGCTTACTGTTTTAACTTCTTCATTGAGGGTTGCAATTGAACTTTGTAATAATCCTAATATTAATGTAATTCAATTAGGTGGAGAAGTGAGAAAAAGCTCTACTTCGATTGTGGGATCTATTTCCGAAGGAATTCTTAAACAATTCTCATGTAATAAACTTTTCCTGGGGGTAGACGGAATTGATCTTGAATTTGGGATCAGTACCTCGAATGCTGCCGAAGCGCATCTTAATCAGGTGATGATTGAATGTGCAGACAAAACAGTAGTTCTTGCAGACTCTTCAAAATTGAATAAGAAAGGTTTTGGTAAAATTGCAGCATTGGATCAGGTGGATTATCTGATTACGGATGATGGAATTGCTCCCGAAGATCAGGTCAGGCTAGAGGAAATTGGAGTTAATGTGATGAAATAA
- the rpsQ gene encoding 30S ribosomal protein S17 gives MDRNLRKERIGVVSSNKMEKTIVVSETTRVKHPMYGKFVLKTKKYTAHDENNECTEGDTVLIQETRPLSKSKRWRLVRIIEKAK, from the coding sequence ATGGATAGAAATTTAAGAAAAGAAAGAATCGGAGTGGTTTCCAGCAATAAAATGGAAAAAACTATTGTTGTTAGCGAAACTACAAGAGTAAAGCACCCGATGTACGGTAAATTCGTTTTGAAAACGAAAAAATATACTGCACACGACGAGAACAACGAATGCACAGAAGGTGATACAGTTTTGATCCAAGAAACTAGACCTTTGAGCAAGAGCAAGAGATGGAGATTAGTAAGAATCATTGAAAAAGCTAAGTAA
- the rplX gene encoding 50S ribosomal protein L24, which translates to MSKLKIKRGDNVIITTGKKDIKGKTGEVIEVIKKEGRDPRVIVAGLNIIKKHVKPSASNPQGGIVEREASIHISNVALVGKDGKAIKIGYKIEGDKKVRINKKTGETL; encoded by the coding sequence ATGTCAAAGTTAAAAATAAAAAGAGGAGATAACGTAATCATTACTACTGGTAAGAAAGATATCAAAGGTAAGACTGGTGAAGTTATTGAAGTGATCAAAAAAGAAGGAAGAGACCCAAGAGTAATTGTTGCAGGACTTAACATCATCAAAAAGCACGTTAAGCCTTCAGCTTCAAACCCTCAAGGAGGAATCGTTGAAAGAGAAGCTTCTATCCACATCTCAAACGTAGCTTTAGTTGGTAAAGACGGGAAAGCTATCAAAATCGGTTACAAAATCGAAGGAGATAAGAAAGTAAGAATCAACAAAAAAACGGGTGAAACTTTATAA